The Thiorhodovibrio litoralis genome includes a window with the following:
- a CDS encoding type II toxin-antitoxin system Phd/YefM family antitoxin, with product MHTVNIHEAKTYLSQLVEQAAGGDPFVITKAGRPMVKVVPLGEPVVPQRLGFMAGQISLPDDFNRMGEAAILAPFAEQS from the coding sequence ATGCACACTGTTAACATACACGAAGCAAAAACTTATCTATCCCAGCTTGTTGAACAAGCGGCCGGCGGCGACCCCTTCGTCATTACCAAGGCGGGACGCCCGATGGTCAAGGTGGTGCCCCTCGGCGAGCCTGTTGTTCCGCAGCGCCTTGGCTTCATGGCGGGACAGATCAGTCTTCCCGATGATTTCAACCGAATGGGTGAGGCTGCCATCCTGGCTCCGTTCGCAGAGCAGTCGTGA
- a CDS encoding substrate-binding domain-containing protein — protein sequence MRPTRLPMLLALFTMTALPGAFCQARDYPWAVGSSTVFPFATVVAEQVGQDQDFKTPRIEAWGSGGGAKLFCHGLGADEVDVALMSREMTPEELSWCQTHGVGELLQLRFGSDGITLVTPGDLSLELSREDLYLALAREVPDPADTDADTGTLIENPYQRWNQINPALPEAPIQVYGPPPTSGTYDLLIKLALEPGCRRVPQLSALESSDPERFRTACGAIREDGQYVASGENDNLIVRKVAGSNAAVGILGFSYYDQNRDQLNAATIDGIAPDLDSIYTGHYPLSRPLFIYVKSEQLAGIPGLRRFLEELLSPAAAGEEGYLVDHGLVPLPEQERADNAQRIRAMK from the coding sequence ATGAGACCCACCCGCCTACCCATGCTGCTGGCGCTGTTCACCATGACGGCGCTGCCCGGCGCATTCTGCCAGGCGCGCGATTATCCCTGGGCGGTTGGCTCCTCGACCGTGTTTCCGTTCGCGACTGTCGTGGCCGAACAGGTGGGGCAGGATCAAGACTTCAAAACGCCGCGGATCGAGGCCTGGGGCAGCGGCGGCGGGGCCAAGCTCTTTTGTCACGGCCTCGGTGCCGACGAGGTCGATGTCGCACTCATGTCTCGCGAGATGACGCCTGAGGAGCTGTCCTGGTGCCAGACGCACGGCGTCGGCGAGTTGCTACAGCTACGCTTTGGCAGCGACGGGATCACCTTGGTCACGCCCGGGGATCTGTCGCTCGAGCTGAGCCGAGAAGACCTCTATCTGGCCCTGGCGCGCGAGGTGCCGGACCCAGCCGATACCGATGCCGATACCGGGACCTTGATCGAAAACCCCTATCAGCGCTGGAATCAGATCAACCCCGCCTTGCCTGAGGCGCCAATCCAGGTCTACGGCCCGCCACCCACCTCCGGCACTTACGATCTGCTGATCAAGCTCGCGCTCGAGCCGGGATGCCGCCGCGTCCCGCAGCTCAGCGCGCTCGAGTCCAGTGACCCCGAGCGTTTCCGCACCGCCTGCGGCGCCATCCGCGAAGACGGTCAGTATGTCGCATCGGGCGAGAACGACAATCTGATCGTGCGCAAAGTGGCCGGCTCAAACGCAGCGGTCGGGATTCTTGGCTTTAGTTACTACGACCAGAACCGCGACCAGCTCAACGCCGCCACCATCGACGGCATCGCCCCAGACTTAGACAGCATCTACACCGGCCACTACCCGCTGTCCCGCCCACTGTTCATCTACGTCAAATCCGAGCAACTCGCAGGAATACCAGGACTACGCCGCTTTCTCGAAGAACTGCTCAGCCCGGCAGCAGCAGGAGAGGAAGGTTACCTGGTCGACCATGGCCTGGTCCCACTACCAGAGCAGGAGCGGGCCGACAATGCCCAGCGCATCCGCGCAATGAAGTGA
- a CDS encoding helix-turn-helix domain-containing protein: MTTVRMTLDPAAPAAMLPGPIDPARVDATSEDAIAQHIEADEADAMLDAAKFARRVRKRLGLSQAAFAERIDVPLETIRNWEQGKRCPTGAAKSLLTVLDKAPEAALAALH, from the coding sequence ATGACCACTGTGCGCATGACACTTGATCCCGCAGCCCCAGCGGCGATGCTGCCGGGACCCATCGATCCAGCGCGGGTGGATGCCACCAGCGAGGATGCTATTGCCCAGCACATTGAGGCCGATGAAGCAGACGCCATGCTGGATGCGGCCAAGTTCGCGCGCCGGGTGCGCAAGCGTCTCGGGTTGAGTCAGGCGGCCTTCGCCGAACGCATTGACGTTCCGCTGGAGACGATCCGCAACTGGGAGCAGGGCAAGCGTTGCCCCACAGGTGCGGCCAAATCCCTGCTCACCGTCCTGGACAAAGCTCCCGAGGCGGCGCTCGCGGCATTGCACTGA
- a CDS encoding BrnT family toxin: MGYSLSMKFEWDEAKSDACFRERGFDFAYAARAFLDPDRLIQADTRHSYSDARYQLMGRIEQRLFVLVYTPRQDVIRIISARKANRCENQHYDHCTHDT, encoded by the coding sequence ATGGGCTACAGTCTTTCGATGAAGTTCGAATGGGATGAGGCGAAAAGCGACGCCTGCTTTCGCGAACGTGGGTTCGACTTCGCCTACGCAGCCAGAGCCTTCCTCGACCCGGATCGCCTGATTCAGGCCGATACCCGCCACAGCTATAGTGATGCGCGCTACCAGCTGATGGGCCGAATCGAACAGCGCTTGTTCGTGCTGGTCTACACTCCCAGACAGGACGTCATCCGCATCATCTCGGCACGCAAGGCTAACCGATGCGAGAACCAGCACTATGACCACTGTACGCATGACACTTGA
- a CDS encoding metallophosphoesterase: MLAPEASNKFLRFFYELIQDMEDSDEQALEAVLPLGEKKIRVPEPKVPLQIHLGGEDGCTLELSPEIVVTADGQFVHNGQYLLFDPARFFSSVSGFLRLRRGASLTLGRKNPAQQQLLDYPDGVADKHLRLKLNEKGLSFKNRAPSRGVSIAPLTDRQSIKRMARWRQDKLRALADLLQAPIEEPPRAAALDLLEQVIAIMRCEPHRLAGRDDRPGSVLRLPSQAIPIIVGDLHACIDNLLVVLTQNDFLDALTQGRAVLILLGDAAHPDEPGREAEMETSIWLMDLIFRLKVRFPDRVFYLRGNHDSFAEDIAKGGVPQGLVWEQALHDKRGKRYRDAMHRLYNRLPYIAYSADYICCHAGAPTMKYSRADLINARRKPKLQLQLTRLRPRHSNKPDGYGASDVRRLRKHLDVTAQTPFIVGHTPRSADEAVWSDAGGIKQHFVLFGANPNKVGVLTRSGAEMLPLTYPVEPLMAVYNRLVRTGRFEAAMGDCDDNHLEETLPDHQEEP; encoded by the coding sequence ATGCTCGCGCCTGAAGCCAGCAATAAATTTCTACGCTTCTTCTATGAGCTGATTCAGGACATGGAAGACAGCGATGAACAGGCGCTTGAGGCCGTCCTGCCCCTCGGTGAGAAAAAGATCCGCGTGCCCGAGCCCAAAGTGCCGCTGCAAATCCACCTCGGCGGCGAGGATGGCTGCACCCTGGAGCTCAGCCCGGAAATCGTCGTCACGGCCGATGGGCAGTTTGTCCATAACGGGCAGTATTTGCTGTTTGACCCAGCGCGGTTTTTCTCCTCCGTCAGCGGCTTTTTGCGCTTGCGGCGGGGCGCCTCGCTCACCCTGGGGCGCAAGAACCCGGCTCAGCAGCAACTGCTCGACTACCCCGATGGCGTGGCCGACAAGCACCTGCGGCTGAAGCTGAACGAAAAAGGGCTGTCGTTCAAGAACCGCGCGCCGAGCCGGGGCGTGAGCATCGCGCCGCTGACTGATCGTCAGTCCATCAAGCGCATGGCGCGATGGCGCCAAGACAAGCTCAGGGCGCTCGCCGATCTGCTGCAGGCGCCGATCGAGGAGCCCCCGCGCGCGGCCGCGCTCGACTTGCTCGAGCAGGTGATTGCGATCATGCGCTGCGAGCCCCATCGGTTGGCCGGCCGCGACGACCGCCCCGGCAGTGTCTTGCGCCTGCCAAGCCAGGCGATTCCGATCATCGTCGGCGACCTGCATGCCTGCATCGACAACCTGCTGGTGGTGCTGACCCAAAACGACTTTCTCGACGCGCTCACGCAGGGCCGCGCGGTGCTGATCCTGCTCGGCGACGCCGCACATCCCGACGAGCCAGGTCGGGAAGCCGAGATGGAAACCTCCATCTGGCTGATGGATTTGATCTTTCGCCTCAAGGTGCGGTTTCCGGATCGGGTGTTCTATCTGCGCGGCAATCACGACAGCTTTGCCGAGGATATTGCCAAGGGCGGCGTCCCGCAGGGGCTGGTGTGGGAGCAGGCGCTGCACGACAAGCGCGGCAAGCGCTACCGCGATGCAATGCACCGCCTCTACAACCGGCTACCCTACATCGCCTACTCGGCGGATTACATCTGCTGCCATGCCGGCGCGCCGACCATGAAATATTCGCGCGCGGACCTGATTAATGCCCGCCGCAAGCCGAAGCTCCAGCTCCAGCTTACCCGGCTGCGTCCGCGCCATTCCAATAAGCCCGACGGTTATGGCGCCAGCGATGTGCGTCGGCTGCGCAAGCATCTCGACGTGACCGCGCAGACGCCCTTCATCGTCGGCCATACGCCGCGCTCGGCCGACGAGGCGGTGTGGAGCGACGCCGGTGGCATCAAGCAGCATTTCGTGCTGTTTGGCGCGAATCCCAATAAAGTCGGCGTGCTCACCCGCTCAGGCGCAGAGATGCTGCCGCTGACCTATCCCGTCGAGCCGCTGATGGCAGTGTATAACCGGTTAGTGCGCACCGGCCGCTTTGAAGCCGCGATGGGCGACTGCGACGACAATCACCTAGAAGAGACCCTGCCCGACCATCAGGAGGAACCATGA
- a CDS encoding inorganic phosphate transporter, translating into MEIIATHGTLFLVLAIVFGLYMTWGIGANDVANAMGTSVGSGAISIRQAILIAAIFEFAGALIAGGNVTATIRKGIIDPGPIAQTPELLVYGMLAALLAAAIWLMIATSRGWPVSTSHTIVGAIVGFGVAGIGVDAVQWAAIGQIAISWILSPLLGGLIAWLLMLSIRELIFTSDNPFLSAKRWGPFYLFLVGWVVSLVSLFKGLKHLDLHLTNLQSLMVATVIGLLVAIAGKLMIDRVQPNVSADRDFHFASVERVFAPMMLFTACAMAFAHGSNDVANGIGPMAAVVSIVQSGGQVGQESALPLWILGLGGIGIVVGLATMGYRVMQTIGVRITELTPTRGYCATLAAAATVVLASKTGLPVSTTHIAVGAVMGVGLARGIGALDMRVIGNIFVSWLVTLPAGALLAAIFFFIFKAIFG; encoded by the coding sequence ATGGAAATCATCGCCACCCACGGCACCCTCTTTCTCGTCCTTGCCATTGTCTTCGGGCTCTACATGACCTGGGGGATTGGCGCCAACGATGTCGCCAATGCCATGGGCACCTCGGTCGGCTCCGGGGCCATCAGCATCCGGCAGGCAATTCTCATCGCGGCGATTTTTGAGTTTGCCGGGGCTCTGATCGCGGGTGGCAATGTGACCGCGACCATCCGCAAGGGCATTATCGATCCCGGACCCATCGCCCAGACGCCCGAGTTGCTGGTCTACGGCATGCTCGCGGCGCTGCTCGCCGCCGCCATCTGGCTGATGATCGCGACCAGCCGTGGCTGGCCGGTGTCGACCAGCCATACCATTGTCGGCGCCATTGTTGGCTTTGGCGTGGCAGGTATTGGTGTCGATGCGGTGCAGTGGGCGGCTATCGGGCAGATTGCCATCAGTTGGATTCTCTCCCCACTGCTAGGCGGACTCATCGCCTGGCTGCTGATGCTGAGCATTCGCGAGCTGATCTTTACCAGCGACAATCCCTTCTTGAGTGCCAAGCGCTGGGGGCCGTTTTACCTGTTTCTGGTCGGCTGGGTCGTCAGCCTGGTCTCCCTGTTCAAGGGACTCAAGCATCTCGATCTGCATCTGACCAACCTCCAAAGCCTGATGGTCGCCACGGTGATCGGTCTGCTGGTCGCCATCGCCGGCAAGCTGATGATCGATCGGGTGCAACCCAACGTCTCGGCTGATCGTGACTTCCATTTCGCCAGTGTCGAGCGCGTCTTTGCACCCATGATGCTCTTTACCGCTTGTGCGATGGCCTTTGCCCATGGCTCCAACGACGTGGCCAATGGTATCGGGCCGATGGCGGCCGTGGTCTCGATTGTGCAAAGTGGCGGTCAAGTCGGGCAAGAATCGGCGCTGCCACTGTGGATTCTGGGGCTTGGTGGGATTGGCATTGTGGTCGGCCTGGCAACCATGGGCTATCGGGTGATGCAGACCATCGGCGTGCGCATTACCGAGCTGACCCCGACGCGCGGCTACTGTGCCACCCTGGCGGCGGCCGCCACCGTGGTGCTGGCCTCAAAAACCGGGCTGCCGGTGTCGACTACCCATATCGCGGTCGGTGCCGTAATGGGGGTCGGACTGGCGCGTGGCATCGGCGCGCTGGACATGCGGGTGATTGGCAATATTTTCGTGTCCTGGCTGGTGACCCTGCCGGCCGGTGCCCTGCTGGCGGCGATCTTCTTCTTCATCTTTAAGGCGATTTTCGGTTGA
- a CDS encoding cytochrome c3 family protein: MNLQSTARRRLSGLFCAALWLVLVPELPAADVPHPYEAASTGYFRDQDTLPGAYSIYRAEQASRLWGLGPGGGDIRRGSFSSDAHAGVAGYAGQSCVSCHEQQRYSLHGTRGNVSCVQCHRGEPISGIHHYYSPMNPIRRHAYVCAKCHQGASASFATYVVHEPAPLAAATREAFPLIHYAVWFMVILAGGVFALFLPLVTLWGVRELLGLGQGRARGAGGGSQDG, from the coding sequence ATGAATCTGCAATCGACAGCCCGCCGACGGCTGTCGGGCCTGTTCTGCGCCGCCTTGTGGCTCGTGCTGGTGCCGGAATTGCCGGCGGCCGACGTGCCGCATCCTTATGAGGCTGCCAGCACCGGCTATTTCCGCGACCAGGATACGCTGCCCGGCGCCTATAGCATCTACCGGGCCGAGCAGGCGAGCCGGTTGTGGGGCCTCGGGCCTGGCGGCGGTGACATCAGGCGCGGCAGCTTCAGCAGCGATGCCCATGCCGGCGTGGCGGGCTATGCTGGGCAGTCCTGCGTGAGTTGCCACGAGCAACAGCGCTACAGCCTGCACGGCACTCGCGGCAATGTCAGTTGCGTGCAATGCCATCGCGGCGAGCCCATTTCCGGCATCCATCATTACTATTCGCCGATGAATCCCATTCGGCGGCATGCCTATGTCTGCGCCAAGTGTCATCAGGGCGCCTCCGCATCCTTTGCCACCTATGTCGTTCACGAGCCGGCGCCACTGGCGGCAGCGACCCGCGAGGCGTTTCCGCTGATCCATTACGCGGTCTGGTTTATGGTCATTCTGGCCGGCGGTGTGTTCGCCCTGTTCCTGCCCTTGGTGACGCTCTGGGGTGTGCGCGAGTTGCTGGGACTAGGCCAAGGCAGGGCGCGCGGTGCCGGAGGAGGATCGCAAGATGGCTGA
- a CDS encoding formate dehydrogenase subunit gamma — MAEHVKRFTATQMLFHLGLIITFMILSVTGLAWMFIETAWGKLLAAPFGGYPFVLQVHKITGLVLLAGFAAHILYTLACVDWRRFPKSLLSPDTLMFQWRDLKDFFRHLAWMLGLGRAPQFDRWSWWEKFDYWAVWWGLIIVGVTGLMLYNPVLSSEYMPGWMLNVALWVHRIEALLAMAHIFTIHFFIEHWRPRVFPFSATMFEGSASLEHMREEHPAWVARLEAEGRLDDLLVAPAPWPMRILFFTTGYAVIGLGVFLLVFAIINLGLLTLRL, encoded by the coding sequence ATGGCTGAGCACGTCAAACGCTTCACGGCGACGCAGATGCTGTTTCATCTGGGGCTAATCATTACCTTCATGATCTTGTCGGTGACCGGGCTCGCCTGGATGTTCATCGAGACCGCTTGGGGCAAGCTGCTGGCCGCACCCTTTGGCGGCTATCCGTTCGTGCTACAGGTGCACAAGATCACCGGTCTGGTGCTCTTGGCGGGTTTCGCGGCTCACATCCTCTACACGCTGGCGTGCGTGGATTGGAGGCGTTTTCCGAAATCTCTGCTGAGCCCGGATACGCTGATGTTCCAATGGCGGGATCTAAAGGACTTCTTCCGCCACCTCGCCTGGATGCTCGGCCTAGGGCGGGCGCCGCAGTTCGACCGCTGGAGTTGGTGGGAGAAATTCGATTATTGGGCCGTTTGGTGGGGGCTGATCATTGTCGGCGTGACCGGTCTGATGCTCTACAACCCGGTGCTCAGCAGCGAATACATGCCAGGCTGGATGCTGAATGTTGCCCTGTGGGTGCACCGCATTGAGGCGTTGCTGGCCATGGCGCACATCTTCACCATCCACTTCTTTATCGAGCACTGGCGTCCACGGGTCTTTCCGTTTAGTGCGACCATGTTCGAGGGCAGCGCTAGTCTCGAACACATGCGCGAGGAGCATCCGGCTTGGGTTGCGCGCCTTGAGGCCGAGGGGCGTCTCGATGACCTGTTGGTGGCGCCAGCGCCATGGCCCATGCGAATCCTGTTCTTCACCACTGGCTATGCCGTGATCGGCTTGGGTGTCTTCCTGCTGGTGTTTGCAATCATCAATCTTGGTCTGCTAACGCTGCGCCTTTGA
- a CDS encoding type II toxin-antitoxin system HicA family toxin, whose protein sequence is MPPKIRELAAQLEKAGFCNRGGKGSHRNYVHPNVAKPMTLPGKPGDDAKRYLVRAVEKAIEDSKR, encoded by the coding sequence ATGCCACCGAAAATTCGTGAATTAGCAGCGCAGCTCGAAAAAGCCGGGTTTTGCAATCGGGGTGGCAAGGGAAGTCATCGCAATTATGTTCATCCTAATGTGGCAAAGCCAATGACCTTGCCGGGCAAGCCCGGAGACGACGCCAAACGCTATTTGGTGAGAGCCGTCGAAAAAGCCATCGAGGATTCAAAGAGATGA
- a CDS encoding AEC family transporter, whose amino-acid sequence MIARLLDIIVPVYGIVLVGFLYARRHAPDLRAANRLNLDIFTPALLFDVLAAKTFHPGAYLLLGLSGTLVVLGSGLIAWGASRVLGMQARTLVPPMMFLNSGNMGLPLAVLAFGEPALGAAVVLFMVENLLHFTLGVRILDRHLRFSELARMPLVLACVLGILASLTELRPPPAIGEGIHLLGQIAIPLMLFALGARLTEADLTHWRAGLLGALLRPVSGLLLAMPLLWLLPLPPAQQGLLVLFAALPPAVLNYLFAERYDQQPQVVAAIVIWGNLASLLVIPAVLALVLP is encoded by the coding sequence GTGATCGCTCGCCTGCTTGACATTATCGTGCCCGTTTATGGCATCGTGCTGGTGGGTTTTTTGTATGCGCGCCGCCATGCGCCTGACTTGCGCGCGGCGAACCGGCTGAATCTGGACATTTTTACGCCGGCTTTGCTGTTCGATGTGCTGGCGGCCAAGACGTTTCACCCAGGAGCCTATCTGCTGCTCGGGCTGTCCGGGACGCTGGTGGTGTTGGGCTCGGGTCTGATCGCCTGGGGCGCGAGCCGGGTGCTGGGCATGCAGGCGCGCACCCTGGTGCCGCCGATGATGTTCCTGAATTCGGGCAACATGGGGCTACCGTTGGCGGTACTGGCCTTTGGCGAGCCGGCTCTGGGGGCTGCCGTGGTGCTCTTTATGGTCGAGAACCTGCTGCACTTTACGCTCGGCGTGCGCATTCTCGACCGCCATCTTCGGTTCTCCGAACTGGCGCGTATGCCCTTGGTTTTGGCCTGCGTGTTGGGCATTCTTGCCTCTCTCACTGAGCTGCGCCCGCCACCAGCGATAGGCGAGGGCATTCATCTGCTCGGGCAGATCGCGATTCCGCTGATGCTGTTCGCGCTTGGCGCGCGCCTGACCGAGGCGGATCTCACCCATTGGCGAGCCGGGCTGCTCGGCGCCTTATTGCGCCCGGTGAGCGGTCTCCTGCTGGCCATGCCGCTGCTGTGGCTGCTGCCACTGCCGCCCGCGCAGCAAGGTTTGCTGGTGCTCTTTGCCGCGCTTCCGCCGGCGGTGCTGAATTATCTGTTTGCCGAGCGTTACGACCAGCAGCCGCAGGTGGTCGCGGCGATTGTCATTTGGGGCAATCTCGCAAGTTTGTTGGTGATTCCCGCCGTGCTGGCGCTGGTGCTGCCTTAG
- a CDS encoding serine/threonine protein phosphatase, with protein sequence MPASPQTASEHKSGCRVTSLPGLLLEPVTEVRVVREVPLAQAVRFSQIIVTGPPGAGKSTLVRQLGGWPEEGFVDLTRRGWWRAETLAMRPREVHLGLPFLGHQAAIALFDDAWQRDWKTLVLDPSRVQLPRPKRHLFSVDWLGRFVFEFLLPPPERIYADRCVRAREGTHPVDERIDLEQIRTQVALYCAVLALFHRHGMQVYVRQRLLGRPLRLCGHSGDQAGDQAGDQSDGQSGDQAGAQSIRSDHARA encoded by the coding sequence TTGCCCGCTAGCCCGCAGACGGCCTCTGAGCATAAGTCCGGGTGTCGCGTCACATCCCTGCCGGGCCTGCTGCTCGAGCCGGTGACCGAGGTGCGCGTGGTCCGCGAGGTGCCGCTCGCCCAAGCGGTTCGCTTCAGCCAGATTATCGTGACCGGCCCTCCGGGTGCGGGCAAATCCACGCTGGTGCGTCAGCTCGGCGGCTGGCCGGAGGAAGGTTTTGTCGACCTGACCCGGCGCGGCTGGTGGCGGGCGGAAACCCTGGCCATGCGGCCCCGGGAAGTGCATCTGGGCTTACCCTTCTTGGGCCATCAAGCTGCCATAGCGTTGTTCGACGATGCCTGGCAGCGCGACTGGAAGACCCTGGTGCTCGATCCGTCGCGGGTGCAGCTGCCGCGCCCCAAGCGCCATTTGTTTTCCGTCGACTGGCTGGGGCGCTTCGTCTTTGAGTTCCTGCTGCCGCCGCCCGAGCGCATCTACGCTGATCGCTGCGTGCGAGCCCGGGAAGGGACGCATCCGGTGGATGAACGCATCGACCTTGAGCAGATCCGCACCCAGGTCGCCCTCTACTGCGCCGTCCTGGCGCTGTTTCACAGACACGGCATGCAGGTCTATGTGCGGCAGCGGCTTCTTGGTCGACCGCTGCGGTTGTGCGGCCATTCAGGCGATCAAGCAGGCGATCAAGCAGGCGACCAGTCAGATGGCCAATCAGGCGATCAGGCTGGCGCCCAATCAATCAGGAGCGACCATGCTCGCGCCTGA
- a CDS encoding multiheme c-type cytochrome — MGIRYGAAQAVAMLLALVSGEGVWAADPVDSKKLLAEPNTYVGSEVCRTCHLEHYDAWQRTLHSRMLQDARANQDAFITEIDAEAIRVDLGKIQDQLKVPVDEVHIPAVEDILYTIGSQWKQRYLVEKDSTLYIAPVQFNAETGRWVNYHDNDWDQRPWLLKCGGCHATGVDLELNSFNEPGVGCEACHGPGSHHAALPKTEIFEKRATIINPSKLTAGVAVQICGSCHNRGKSTKVSGAGWPVGYRPGQALTAYYDSTSYAGGDVKHIYANEFSKGHHQQYIDWQQSAHYREGVTCNSCHYVHQLGNPVVRGQTREVSGDQTCLSCHTMVNTVGPHAIHSSAKCVACHMPRIAKSAESGDIHSHVFVALLPKDTLANPDIPNSCQTCHKHKDDDLEDLQRRYDELTKRSPAAGSATEAAPSAADQG; from the coding sequence ATGGGCATCCGTTACGGGGCGGCTCAGGCGGTCGCCATGCTCTTGGCGCTAGTGTCCGGTGAGGGCGTTTGGGCGGCAGACCCGGTCGACTCTAAAAAGCTTCTCGCCGAGCCGAACACCTACGTAGGCTCGGAGGTGTGTCGCACCTGCCATCTGGAACACTATGACGCCTGGCAGCGCACGCTGCACAGCCGCATGCTCCAGGATGCCCGCGCCAATCAAGATGCCTTCATCACTGAGATCGACGCCGAGGCGATCCGTGTCGATCTCGGCAAGATTCAAGACCAGCTCAAGGTTCCGGTGGACGAGGTCCATATCCCCGCCGTCGAGGATATCCTCTACACCATCGGTAGCCAGTGGAAGCAGCGCTATCTGGTTGAGAAGGACAGCACCCTGTATATCGCCCCAGTCCAGTTCAATGCCGAGACTGGCCGCTGGGTCAACTATCACGATAACGACTGGGACCAGCGTCCCTGGCTTCTGAAGTGCGGCGGTTGTCACGCCACCGGGGTGGACCTCGAACTAAATAGTTTTAATGAGCCAGGCGTCGGCTGCGAGGCCTGTCACGGGCCCGGTTCCCATCATGCGGCACTGCCGAAGACCGAGATCTTTGAGAAGCGCGCGACCATCATCAATCCCAGCAAGCTGACCGCTGGCGTTGCGGTGCAGATCTGCGGTTCCTGCCACAATCGCGGCAAGTCCACCAAGGTGTCCGGCGCGGGATGGCCAGTTGGCTACCGACCCGGTCAGGCGCTAACCGCCTATTACGACTCCACCTCCTATGCTGGTGGCGACGTCAAGCATATCTACGCGAACGAATTCTCCAAGGGCCATCACCAGCAGTACATCGACTGGCAGCAGTCGGCCCACTATCGCGAGGGCGTGACCTGCAACTCCTGTCACTACGTCCACCAACTCGGTAATCCGGTGGTACGGGGGCAAACGCGGGAGGTCTCCGGCGATCAGACCTGTCTCTCCTGTCACACCATGGTGAACACCGTTGGCCCGCATGCCATCCATTCCTCGGCGAAGTGCGTCGCCTGCCATATGCCGCGCATCGCCAAAAGCGCCGAGTCGGGTGATATCCACAGCCATGTCTTCGTCGCACTGCTGCCGAAGGATACGCTGGCGAATCCGGATATCCCCAATTCTTGCCAGACTTGCCACAAGCACAAGGATGATGATCTTGAGGATTTGCAGCGGCGCTACGACGAGCTGACGAAGCGCTCCCCGGCCGCCGGGAGTGCCACCGAAGCCGCACCGTCTGCGGCCGATCAGGGTTAG
- a CDS encoding helix-turn-helix domain-containing protein: MTTVRMTLDPAAPAAMLPGRIDPARVDATSEDAIAQHIEADEADAMLDAAKFACRVRKRLGLSQAAFAERIDVPLETIRNWEQGKRCPTGAAKSLLTVLDKAPEAALAALH, encoded by the coding sequence ATGACCACTGTACGCATGACACTTGATCCCGCAGCCCCAGCGGCGATGCTGCCAGGACGCATCGATCCGGCGCGGGTGGATGCCACCAGCGAGGACGCTATTGCCCAGCATATTGAGGCCGATGAAGCAGACGCCATGCTGGATGCGGCCAAGTTCGCGTGCCGGGTGCGCAAGCGTCTCGGGTTGAGTCAGGCGGCCTTTGCCGAACGCATTGACGTTCCGCTGGAGACGATCCGCAATTGGGAGCAGGGCAAGCGTTGCCCCACAGGTGCGGCCAAATCCCTGCTGACCGTCCTGGACAAAGCTCCTGAGGCAGCGCTCGCGGCATTGCACTGA